DNA sequence from the Neisseria mucosa genome:
AGCCACAGCGAAGCCGTCCACTGCGGATAGAGCAACAATACGCCGAACGCGATGCACACGGGCGACACCATAAACGGCAAAAACATCAGCGCGCGCAACCACGCCATTTGCCGTGCCGCCGCCGCATACAGCACGCCCAAAACCGTCGCCGCCGCCACCGCTGCCGCAGAGAAACGGATCGTGTTCCACGCAGCCGCCCACGTTTGCGCTTCCAGCAAAACCACCCACGAAGAGCCTGCCGCTGCCGCCTTGAGCCACACTGCCGCCAAAGGCAGCAGGCAGCACAGCACCAACATGGCCAATACCGTTGCCGTCAGCCATTTTTCCCAAGCCCGTACCGGCGCGCGCGGAGGCAAAGGTGAGACCGACTTATCCACCGCCACGCGCTTACTCCAATACGCATACAAACCGCCTGCCGCCGCCGTAGCCGCCAGCACCAGCCACACCAACACCGACGCACGCGCCATGTCCAACTCATACGCCACCAGCCGGTAGATTTCCACTTCCACCGTTGCAAAACGCTCGCCGCCGAGCAGCAAGGCCAGCCCGAAGCCTGAAAAACAATATAAAAACACCAAGCACGCGCCGCCGACGACCCATGCACGCACCACCGGCCATTCGACCCAGACAAACCGCCGCCACGCGTCCGCGCCCAACGATTGCGCCGAGAGCAACCGCGCCTGCGGCACACGCACAAATCCCTGATACGCCGAGCGCACCAAAACCGGCAGGTTGAAAAACACATTGCCGTAAATCAGCAGCCACGGCGTGTCCTGCCAACCTGCCGCCAGTATGCCGTGTGCGCCAAACAAGGCCAGTACGCCCATGCCTGCCACCAAAGTCGGCATCACAAAAGGCAGCATCAGCAGGCGCAAAACCGTGCGCCGTCCGGCAAAGTCCATCCGCGCCAGCACCCACGCCGCAGGTACGCCCAAAGCTGTAACCAAGACGCAGGTCAAAACTGCCTGCGCCACCGTCCAGCCCAAGCGCAGGCGCATATAGTCATCAGCCACCACTTCCGCCCAAGCGCCCTCGCCGTCGTAAAACGCCAGCGACAGCAAAGGCGCGGCCACCATGACCGCCAAGAAACCCAAAGGCAGAAGCAACAGCGCACACCGCCGAATCCAAACCTGCATCGATGCGTACCCGAGAATAAAAACGCCTATTTTAGCCCGAGTTCGGCATAGAAGGTGGTATTCCTGCCCTTGTTTTCAGACGGCCTGGGCAGCCTTACGGATAAAACCGCCGTTTCTTCAGATTTTCCAAACATTTACGAAATCCCTTCAAAAAGACAACATAATTGGTTGGGCATTTTTGTTACAATGTCGCCGATTCAAAAAAACAAACAAATCAAAAACAAGGAAACATTATGACCGCTACACGTCCACAAACCTACGATGCCGTCGCGCGCGCGTTGCACTGGCTGACCGTACTCGGTTTCATCGGCATCCTCTCCACCATTACCGTTTGGACCATCTACGATGGCGAAGAATGGGTCAAATCGCTCTTCGGCGTGCATAAATCCATCGGTTTCATCACGCTGCTGGTGATTGCCGTGCGTATTGTTTGGGCTTTGCTCAATGCATCCAAACGTCCTGCCGCCGACAGCTTTGCCGCCAAAGCAGGCCACCTTGCCCTTTACGTCCTCATGCTTGCCGTTCCCGTTATCGGCATGATCCGCCAATACGGCGGCGGCCGCGGCCCGTTGAAAGTATTCGGTGTCGAAGTGATGCAGGGTTCGCCAGAGAAAATCGAATGGATGTCCAACCTCGGCAATATGGCGCACGGCAAACTCGGCTGGCTGCTTTTTGCGCTTGTCGCCGGCCACATCGCCATGGTTGTTGTCCACCGCATTCAAGGCCACGACGTTTTGTACCGCATGATCGGCCGCCGTTCTTAAGTGTAAAACGGTAAACAGCCAAGGCCGTCTGAAAACAGTTTGACCAAGCAGAAACTGTTTTCAGACGGCCTTTTTGTATTTGTGTTAATCTGCAAAAGTAGGGCAGGCATTTTGCCTGACGTTGTCTAAATACTGTAAACCATACCGAGAAACACCATGACTGCTCCCATTCTCGCCATCACTTCCGGCGAACCGGCCGGCATCGGCCCCGACATCTGCCTCGATTTGGCTTTCGCCGACCTTCCTTGCCGCCCCGTTGTTTTGTGCGACAAAAACCTGTTGGCGCAAAGGGCCGAACAGCTTGGCAAGTCCGTCATCTTGCGCGACTTTCAAGCCCAAGCGGCTGAACCGTTGCCTAAGGGCGAACTCGAAGTCCTGCATATTCCTTTAGATGCCGAGTGTCGGGCAGGCGAACTCAATCCTGTCAATGCCGCGTATGTCCTCCGGCTGCTGGATACGGCGTATCAGGGCATTTCAGACGGCCTGTTTGCCGGTATGGTAACCGCGCCGCTGCACAAAGGCATCATCAACGATGCCCACGCAGGCAACGGCTTTTTCAGCGGCCATACCGAATACCTCGCCGAAAAAAGCCATACCGAACAAGTCGTCATGATGTTGACCGGCGGCGGCCTGCGTGTGGCGCTGGTGACCACCCATCTGCCGCTGAAAGACATTTCCGCCGCCATCACGAAGCCTTTAATCGAGTCGGTTGTCCGCATTCTTGAACACGACCTGCGCCATAAGTTCGGCATAGCCAAACCGGTCATCCTCGTTACCGGCCTCAATCCCCACGCCGGCGAAGGCGGCCATTTGGGACACGAAGAAATCGACACCATTATTCCGGCGCTTCATGCCCTGCAGGCCGAAGGCATAGACGCGCGCGGCCCTTATCCGGCCGATACCGTGTTCCAACCCTTCCTGCTTAAAGATGCCGATGCCGTCCTCGCCATGTATCACGACCAAGGCCTGCCGGTGCTCAAATACGCCGGTTTCGGCGAAGGCGTGAACATCACCCTCGGCCTGCCCTTTATCCGCACCTCCGTCGATCATGGCACGGCCTTGAATTTGGCAGGCACGGGCAAAGCCGATTCCGGCAGCCTGATGACCGCCGTCCTCGCCGCGCTCGATATGGCGCACAATATGCAGAAACAGGCCGTCTGAAACGTGGAGGTTAATTGTTTGCAGGCGTAATGTGTTCCTGTAACAGCATCATCAGGGATATTTGCCTGTCGGTTTGATGAAGCCGATAAATGTTTGGACAATAATCAGCGTTTTATTTGAAAAACGATATAAAAAAGGCCGTCTGAAGCTCCATGATTTGGGTTTCAGACGGCCTTTTGGTTTTTTGGTTTACCAAATTTCAGACAAAGTTTCTTTGACTTTGGCCTTCACTTCCGCACCGAAGCGGCGGCTGAGCATTTTGCTGAAATCGTCTTGCGGCGTGTAGTTGACCAGCTCGGGGGCTTTGACAACATCGCGGGCAACGCTGTAAATGCTGCCGAAGTCGTCAATCAGGCCGACTTGTTTGGCTTCTTTGCCGGTGTAGATGCGGCCGCTGAAAACGTCGGGATACTGTTTGTCTTTCAACCTTGCACCACGGCCGAGTTTGACGGCTTTGATGAATTCTTGGTGGATATCGCCCAACATGCTTTCCCAAATTTGGGTTTGCGCTGGGGTTTCAGGTGTGAAAGGGTCGCCCATGCCTTTGTTGCTGCCGGCGGTTTTCAGACGGCGTTTGACACCGGCTTTGTCCATCAGGCCGGTAAAGTCGAAACCGCCGCCGATCACACCGATGCTGCCGACAATACTGGAAGGGTCGGCGTAGATTTTGTCGGCTGCGGCGGCAATGTAGTAGCAGCCGGAAGCGCACATGTCTTCGGCAACGAGGTAAACAGGGATGTCTTTGTGTTCGGCTTTGAGGCGGCGGACTTCGTTAAAGGCCGTGTTGGACACGACAGGCGAACCGCCGGGGCTGTTGGCGCGGATGATGATGGCTTTGGCGTTGCCGTTTTCGTAGGCGGCTTCCATGCTGTCGCGCAGGATTTGGACTTGGTCGTCGATGTCGTTGCCGATTTCGCCGGTCAGGTCGATAACGGCGGTGTGTTCGCTGCGGGCTTGGACCGACGTGGTTTTTCCTTCTTCTTCCGCAAGGCCGAAAATCAGGCTGAGGAAGATGAGGACGGCGACGCCGCGCCAGATGTTGCGCCAAATGCGGGCGCGGCGTTGTTCTTGGTAGGCGGCGAGGAGGACTTCGCGCAGGGTGTTGCGCTCCCAGTTGTCGACGGGGGTGGAGGCTGAAGAGGGTGTGTTTTGGGCATCGCCTTCACGGTGGATTCGGTATTGCATGATGTGATGTACTTTCGTGCAGGCCGTCTGAATGTTCAGACGGCCTGATCGGTTTTAGTTGATGGAATAGCCGCGCAGGTATTGCGTGCGTTCGCGGGTCATGCGGGTTTCACACTGCAGGCGCAGGTATTCTGCTTGTGCAGCGTTGTCTGCAGACGCGGCGGCTTGTTGGCAGTTGAGTTTTTTGCTTTGAATCCAGGCGCGTTGCTCGCCGAGGATTTGTTGTTTGACGTCGCTGTCCATGCCGCCCCAGAGGTCGTTGATCTCGCCGTCCGCCTGACGGTTTTGCGCGCGCGCGTTGTCAAGTTCGCTTTGGCTGAGGCCGGGCGGCTCGTTGCGTTGGGTTTCATGGTCGGGGCGCAGGACTTCGTAATCTGAATCGTCGCCGTCATCGGTCAGGCCGGCAGCCTGGCTGGTGGCGTTGTTTTCAAGGATGTCTTGCGGATTGAGGGTGGGCGGTTCTTCCGTGTTTTGGTTTTGCAGCAGTTTGATGGCCTGCTCTTTGGACACGGGTTTGCCGTCTATCATGACGATGCTTTTCACGCCGTAGGGCAGCAGGGTGGCGGAAAGGGTTTGGGCGGTGGAACTCAGGGTATTGTCTTCGAAAACCGGTTTGCCGTCTTTGTCGGGGGTGTAGAGCAGGGTGGTGCTGAACGTGTTGTTTTCAAAGGTCAGGTTGCTGCCCATCAGTTTTTGTTCGAGCATGTCGGCCAACGGGGTGCTGCCGTAAATCAGCGGGCTGTTGTCTATGGCTGTTTTGAGGATGGTGTCGGGAATACGGATTTTGAGGTTGGCGCGGCAGATGGCTTTGCCGTCGTCTTCGGTTTCTTTGGGGTCTTCAAGCAGGGTTTCTAATTCGAGGCCGGCGGCGATGATTTTGTCGGCATCGACGAATTGGCGGTTGTCATTGCGGGCAAAGGAGCGCGCTTGTTGTTTGAGGGTGTCTTCGATGGTGGTACGGATGTTTTGCAGTGTGGCCGGTTGGGCGCAATCAAGTGCGGCTTTGGGCTCTTCTTTGCTGCATGCGGCAAGCAGAATCGTGCTTAAAATCAATACGGAAGCGGTTTTTTTGTACATGTGTACTCCTGAAGGTGACGGCCTTTCAGACGGCCTGACGTGCCTATCATAGCAAAAGCACTTGCTGCAAGTAAATGCGGCAAGTGCTTTTCTATGTCGGACGTATCAGCCTTTGATGACGCTGACGAAGCCGGAGAGGATGGCGGCGTTGAGCAGGTCAACGAAGAACGCGCCCACCATAGGCACAATCAAGAAGGCTTTGTGCGAAGGGCCGAAAGTTTGGGTAATGGACTGCATGTTGGCAACGGCAGTCGGGGTGGCGCCCAAACCGAAGCCGCAGTGGCCGGCTGCCAAGACGGCGGCGTCGTAGTCGCGGCCCATGAAGACGTAGGTAACGAAGGTTGCGTACAGAATCATCACGACGGTTTGTACGGCCAGGATGATGGTTACCGGGCCTGCCAGACCGGTCAATTCCCACAGTTTCAGGTTCAAAAGAGCCATGGCGAGGAAGAGCGACAGGGAGGCGTTACCGAATACGTCGATGGCGCGGTCGAACATATTGACTTTGAAGGTTGCAGTCAGGACGTTGCGGATGACCACGCCGGCAAACAGACACCATACGAATTTAGGCAGGTCGAAGAAGGCTTTGTCGTAGCCGTCGACGATTTCGGCAAAAGCCAAACATGCGGCAAACATCGCGAGTGTTTCGACAGCGGAGTCAGCCGTAATCAGACGGGTACGTTGTGCTTTTTCGAAGACGTCGTCGGTTTGGTCGTTGTCAACTGGTTTTTTATTTGTTTCCAGAGGTTTGCGACCCATTTTGTTGATCAGGCGACGGGCAACGGGACCGCCGATCAGGCCGCCGAATACCAGGCCGAAGGTGGCGGAAGCCATACCCAATCCGGTAGCGCCGGTCAGGCCGAATTTGCTTTCAAAGTCAGGACCCCATGCGCCGGCTGTACCGTGACCGCCGGTCAGGGTAATCGAACCGGTAATCAGGCCAATCAGCGGATCCAAGCCCAATGCGCTCGCCAAGCCGACACCGACGAAGTTTTGGACGATGATGAATGCACCCACCACGGCGGTAAAGATAACCAAAGGCAGGCCGCCCGCTTTCAAACGGGAGAAGTCCGCGCTCAAACCGATGGATGTAAAGAAGATGAGCATGAACGCATCTTGCAGCGGTTTTTCAAATTTGAAGCTGACGCCGTAGGCTTCGTGCAGGGCGAACAGGACGATAGCGGCAACCAGACCGCCGGCGACCGGCTCGGGAATATTGAAGTCTCGTAAGAATTTGATTTTTTGAACCAGAAATTTACCAACCAGCAACACGAGCGTGGCGGCAATCAGTGTGTAATAACTGTTGAATTCCCATTCCATGTTGTTTCACCTCCTAGAAATGTTTTTCCGAGTATCCGTTTCTTTCCGGATGCAGTGTGTTTCAACGCTTGGCGTTATCCGCCGAGTGTCATGGTATTGATGCGCGGACAAGGTGTTTCCGAAAAGAAATGAAAACGATGGCTTGTCCGTGAAAAATAACTGGCAAATATTAGGGGAATAGTTAAAGATTGTCAAAAAATGCGTGTGTAAATCTTTTCAGACGGCCTTTTTCCCGATGGCATGATGCGCTTCGCGGCGCCATTGTTCCAAGAGGGATGTTAATAACCCGGCCGAGGTATGCCCGTTGCCGATGGCGGCCTGCAGCCAGTAGCAGGCAGTCGGGACATGGCAGCTTACACCTTGCCCGTGATAGTAAAAACAGGCGAGGTGGTATTGGGCGGAAGGGTGGTTTTGTTCGGCAGCAATGGCGTACCAGTGGGCGGCCGCCCGAGGGTCTTGCGCCGTGCCGAGGCCGTAATGGTAGATGCGGCCCAAGGCTGCCGCCGCGTTTTTGTGGTGGAATTCGGCCGCTTCCATGTAATTTTTGCGCGCGGCATTGTAGTCGGCAGGACGGCCGATGGCGCGGGCCTGTGCTTCCGCCAAGCGATATGCGGTCTCGGTTTGTTGCTGTTGCAGGGCGGCTGTTTTGATTTGTTCGTATTGTTGCGGATGGTACAGCGCGGCATCGCTGACAAGTTTTTGTGCGGCGGCGGCAGAACCCAGCGTAGCGGCACGGTGGTAGTAATCATGTGCGACATGGTTGTCGGCTTTGATGCCGAGGCCGTAGCGGTAGAGGTCGCCCATGATTTTCAGGGCTTCGGGATGGTTTTTCTCGGCGGCGGCTTTGGCGTAGCGTGCCGCTTGGAACGGGTCTCGTTCGGAAAGTTCGCCGGTCAGGGCGTATTGGGCCAGCTTGGCTTGAGCTTCCGCTTGTTCCTTGTCGGCGGCACGACGATACCATTCCAAGGCTTCGGGTCGGCGTTGGGCGGCAAGAAGGTCGGCCAGCAGGGTTTGTGCGGCGATATGGCCGGCTTGCGCGGCTTGTTCGAGGTATTGTTCAGCTTGTGCGTGGTCGGGACTGATGCCTGTGCCGTAGAAGTAGATTTGACCGAGTTGCCAACAGGCGGCAGTCACGCCGAGGGCGGCCGCTTTTTCGTATTGTTCGACGGCTGTTGCAACGTCGCCTTGGCGTTGATGATGGCGCGCCAGATGGTAATACGCGGGCGCGGCATATCGGGCGGCGGCAAGCTCCGCCCAGTAGAGGGATTGTGGGTCGTTACGTTGCGCGTGGTAACGCATGAGGATTAATTGGGCTTCTGGGTGTCCCTGCTCACCCAGCCAAGCATATTCGTTGAGGAGCTGTCCGGTCGGGGTGCCGTTGTGTTCGCGCTGTTGCAGCAGGGAGAAGAGTGCTTTGGGATGGCGTTGGGCCGCGGCGGCTTCCAACCATGAAAGTGCCTGCTCCGGTTGGCCGTTTTGCAGCAGATGGTTGCCCAATACGAAAGCAGCTTCCGCATAACCCTGCTCTGCCGCCTGTTGCAACAGGGGCAGGGCTTGGGCGGTATGGGATTGTTCCAAAAGGGCGGCGGCTTGCCGGTAGAGGATTTCAGGAGCGGCGGTCATGGTTTGCGGGCGGATAAAGTGGAAGACGGGTGCTGCGGCATATAGGCGGCGATGCCGGTCGATGGCTTTGTAAAAAATAGGATTTGGCACAGTTTTGCAGTTGCCTTAGCGGTCTGCCTTTAAAGATGTTTGGCTTGTTGTATTATTTTCCTGGGAAAACATCTCTATTCAGTACGTTACAAAGCTTTCGGCTTGAGTCGGCATGCGTTCATGACAGCTTGGTCATTATACTGTTTTTGTAATTTATTGTTAATGATAAATGCGGTTTTTTATGGTTTGTTTACATGACGGTGTTAGGGGATTGATTGTTTCAGGCCGTCTGAAAAACATTTCAGACGGCCTGAATTATTTTTGCTAAGTCAGGTTGTCAGAGTGGAAGAGTCAGAGGTTTTTTTGTCAGGGAAAAACACCTGGCTGTAGAAGTTGCCGTTAATTTGGGTTACGTTGAGGTGGTACATACGGTAGGCATGGAACAGGTCGCTGTCAGGCGGCGTCGGATGATTCCAAAATTCTGCCAAGGTATTTTGGTCGGTTATGCCGGGAATGTCGTAATGGGCGCGGCCGAGGACTTTGACAGGCATGTTGTGGATCAAGCCGGACAGGCCGCTGGTGCTGTTGATGGTAACCATGCCGAGGCCGTGGCGCAGGAAAACGGGCAGGGGGACGTCGTGGACGTAAGTGATACGGCCTTTGAGTTTGGGGTGTTTTTTGATAAAGCGCTTGATGTCGCGCGAGTAGTCGATAAAGCCTCGGTCCATCGGATGATGCTTGATGATGAGGTTGGTATCGGCAGGCGCATGCGCGGCAAAGGAGGCTAAAACATGGAGCAGGAAGCTGCGGACACTGGAAAAGTCGCAATGGATACGGACTTGGCTGTCGTTGAATACCTGCAAGGGAACAATAAAAAATTTGCCGTATTTGCCCGCCTCCACGCGTTTGGCGATTTGGATGTCTTCGATATAGTAGTTCAAACGCTTGAGGATGGAGATCGACCACAGTTTGAGGTAATGGCCGGCATTGGATGCGCGGTGGTGGATGTAGTTCGGGTATTTGTTCGGGTTGCGGAACAATTCGATATAGTAACGGACGGCGTTTTTGGCCATGGGCGTAAACCCGCCGCGTACCGGTGTCGGCGCTTTGTATTCTTGCTGGGCCAGTTTGGGGAATTGTTCCAGAAAAAAGTCGGCACGGCGCGGCAACGGAGAAAATGCGTTGACGCCGTCTTTTTCTAAGGTGATGTAGTAGGGGCGGAAATAGCCTTCTTCAAATACCCAGAAACTGGCTTGGTTTTCGTTTGCAATTCGTTTGGCCAGGAGATGGTAGGGACGTGTGTCGCCAAAGCAGACAACGGCCTGGATGTGATGTTGAACGATGTATTTTTGCAAAAACTCAGGAAAGGCATCGTAGCTGTCGTTAAATGCAACGGTATGCGCTTGAGTAGGCGGATAAAAATAGTCGTCGCCTGCATTAAAGTTGAATTTATGTACGGTTTTACCGTTTGCGGTCAGCCAGCCGGCGAGGCGCTGAAAAAAATCGCCGACAGGGCCTTGAAGCAGCAGGATGTTTTCTGCGCTTTCAAGCAGGCTTTGCAGGTTGTTTTGGAGGACGGGCTGTTTCATGTCGCAATGTGATTTTGTTTTTTGTGTAATAGTTTTGGGTTGAACTTTTAAGCATACGCCAAGCGTATTAACGATGCAAAAGCAATGATGTCGCAATTGAAGCCGGTTTATGACATATTGTTAATTTTGATGGCATTTATTTAAAAGATCGATATAGTTGTTTGATTTTACCTAATTTTTTGGCAAAGTACCCACGATGTAATCCGTTGTTGTTTTTTTGCATATTTTTTTGTCGTATCAGGATTTGGGCTGCAGTTTCCGCATTGATGGCCTGATGGGTTTCGGGGTGGATGTAGTCGGGATAGTGGATGAGCGTGCCGGCAATCAGCTGCCAAAGCTCAAGCCTGCGGCTGCGGCGCGGAATGGGGAGCAGATCTTGGGTAAGCCCCCAGCCTGCGTAAAAAGGCAGACCGTAGCAGCTGACTTTTTTGCCGCGCAACAGGGCTTCAAAACCGGTCAGCGAAGTCATGGTGTGAACTTCGTCTGCGTGTTGGAGACAAGTCAGGATGTCGGCTTGTTCGGCAGTTTGGTCAGCATATCGTGCCGTATCTTCAGGGGAGATATGGCCGATACGGTTACCGCTGACTACATCGGGATGCGGTTTGTAGATGATATAGGCGTTGGGGTTTCGTTCGCGTACGGTACGGAGCAAATCCAGATTGCGGTAGATTTGGGGCGAACCGTAGCGGATAGACGCATCATCTTCAACCTGGCCGGGAACGAGGATTACGGTTTTGTCGGTTGACGGGGCGGTGAAGTCTGAGCTGCCGACGTTGTATTTGCTGATGTGGTTTTCGGTCAGCATTTTTTGCAGCTTCAAGGCCGTCTGAAAGTCTTGATCGTCGAAGTTTTGGTTTTGCAGGATGTGTTCAAGACGGGACGGGGTTTCGGCATTGAAATAAATGCCCATATCGTCGGTAACGAGCGACAGCGGCGGGACTAAATTAGAACCGAGTCCGACCGAGCGGATAAAGCCGTCTTCCATGCGCAGCAGGGGGATGTGGCGTTGTTCGGCAAAACGGACGATGGCCTCTTTGCCGTTGCCCCAGGCAAGGATGCGTGCATCGTCGGACAGTTTGACCCCGGCCAGTTTTTGGGTGGAAGAGATAAATTTCAGACGGCATGAAGGTACGTTAAAGAACGGTTTGGCAACCGCGCGTTTCCACAAAGACATGCCGACGCAATATAACTCGCCACGCAATTTGTCGTTTTTGCGTTTGACCGTCGCCAGATAGTCGATAACATCCAAGAGGCTGCCTGCTTCGCCGGTATTGGGGTTGAGATAGCGACTGTATTGCAGATAGGCTGCGGCGAAGAGTTGCAGCAAGTTGCGGGTGGCGCGGCGTTGGGTTTGGACAAGGCGGTTGATTTCAGGATGGCGGTCGTCGCTTACGCCCCATCCGGCATACCACGGCAGGCCGAAGGTGGTCAGCGGTTTGCCGCACAAAAGCGCCTCAAAACCCATTTGTGAGGTAACGCAATAAACTTTATCGACGTTTTGCAACAAAGAAATCGGATTGATGTCTTCTGCCAGAAGATGGACGCGGTGTTGCTGCGCCAGCCGGGTCAGATAGCCTTGTTTTTTGCCGCACAAAACATCGGGATGGGTTTTGACCCAGATATCGGCTTGCGGGTTTTCATTCAAGGTCGTCTGAAACATCAGTTCAAACGCAGAGGCGTCTGCGCTGCCATACTGGATAGCCATATCGCCGAAGGTTTGGTCGATGATGAGGACAGTTTCAGGCTTGGATGGGGAACGTAAAGGATGATCGTCTGAAAGTTCGGGCGCGTGGTTGTATTTGGATAGATGATGTCTCAGGATGAAATCCATCGCCTGCTGAGCCTGAGCCAAGGTTTCAGACGGCATGGTATCGGCGGCAAGAATCAGTTGTTCCAAACGCGAAGGACGCGTGGTGTCGTAGTAGATGCCGATATCGTCATAGACGATGGAGTAGGGCGGATAACCGACGACACCCAGTCCGACTGAACGTAAAAAGCCGTCTTCAAGATTGAGCAGGGGCAATCTTAAGATATGTGCTAATTTTCTGCGTTTGGGATGTTTCTTGCCCCAAAATACTGCGGTCTTATCCGTTGAAATTTTGTCTAAAAATTTGGTTAGCAAGAGACGTTGTTTAAATAGGCCGAATGTTGAAAAAATCATTTAAATTATTATGTTATCTATTAAATATCATTAATGTGAAAATTTATTTTGCCTCTATTTCAAAGTAAGTGTCCATAAAATTACGGAAATGTAGGGCATAGTTTTTATCCGCATTATTACTGCTTGAATCGTTAATGCAGAAGGAGTGGGGCATATGAAGGTATTTTTTCTTGAATAACAATTTCTTATATTGAGTCTGGGCGTGTGAACTGCGTATATTGAAATAGTAGCAAATTTCACGTTTCGGTGTGGCATATCCGTCAAGGTACATCAACCAAGGTACTAAAAAACTGGCCATATTGAGTTCAGAATTATAGCGTACCTTGTTATTTAGAAAAGAATTTATTTCATCTTCAAATAATGACCATGCTTTTTGAAAGGATGTTTTCCGTAGTGGAACGTAAGTATGTACCAACGGTGTATTGATATTAATTGTCGGATAATGTCTTTTTAAGAGCTTTAATGCGTGTTCTGATGCGGTCAATGTCGGTGTGATTAGACCCCGTTGACGCATTTTTTGAAAACTTTTATTGGCAACAAATAGGGAAGCCAAGCCATTATTTTCAAAAAAGTGGTTAGGCGTCAGTGGTCTTGCAACAAAAACATCATCATTGAAATAAATAAAATGTTCACTTAAATCTGGAATTTTATATAAGTTTGCTTCAATAACGTGGGAATTGAACGTTGGTAAGTATTTGGCATCAATAATTTGCGAATGATTGATTAATTTAATTTTAGAATGGGTGTTTTCATCTAACCATTTGGGTTTTTGATCCGCCGTTACAATAAAAATATTGCGGACCCACGGCATAAACTTCTGTACGGCCTGTACTGAATAAAAAAGTTCATTATGGTTGGAAAAGCGGGCAGGGTCGGTCGCATACAGGCCGATATCTTCCTGATCAATGGGTTGCAGGGTACGGTAATACTGTTCTTGCCATGCTTTATCGGTATTGTCGACCCAAGTAAAAACAACATCGATGGGAAAGTTTGGCAAAACGTTTTCTGTGAGTGATGCAAGATTGGCATCTGCATTGATCAGAGTGAATTCTTCAGTTTCAGGAATAGGCTGTTCTACATTATAAGGAGGAAAGCGTTTATTTAGAAAATCCCTAAAGAAAATATGGGGCTCTCTAAAAAATTTTCTAATTTTATTTAAATTCATTTGAAACTTTCTAATACTACAAAATAGAAACAGTTGATTCTGTTATGTTTTGAAGTTATCCAAACGTGACTGCTTCGGCCAATACTTTGCCTGCCAAGTCTTTAGGCGACAGGTTCGGCTCGCCTTGC
Encoded proteins:
- a CDS encoding ABC transporter permease, which codes for MQVWIRRCALLLLPLGFLAVMVAAPLLSLAFYDGEGAWAEVVADDYMRLRLGWTVAQAVLTCVLVTALGVPAAWVLARMDFAGRRTVLRLLMLPFVMPTLVAGMGVLALFGAHGILAAGWQDTPWLLIYGNVFFNLPVLVRSAYQGFVRVPQARLLSAQSLGADAWRRFVWVEWPVVRAWVVGGACLVFLYCFSGFGLALLLGGERFATVEVEIYRLVAYELDMARASVLVWLVLAATAAAGGLYAYWSKRVAVDKSVSPLPPRAPVRAWEKWLTATVLAMLVLCCLLPLAAVWLKAAAAGSSWVVLLEAQTWAAAWNTIRFSAAAVAAATVLGVLYAAAARQMAWLRALMFLPFMVSPVCIAFGVLLLYPQWTASLWLLTATYALLAYPFVAKDVLAAWDGLPKDYAAAARTMGANGFQTACYVTAPLLKPALRRGLTLASATCIGEFAATLFLSRPEWQTLTTLIYDYLGRAGADNYGRAMVLTAVLTALALAAFLLVDEAEGQKAV
- a CDS encoding cytochrome b, whose product is MTATRPQTYDAVARALHWLTVLGFIGILSTITVWTIYDGEEWVKSLFGVHKSIGFITLLVIAVRIVWALLNASKRPAADSFAAKAGHLALYVLMLAVPVIGMIRQYGGGRGPLKVFGVEVMQGSPEKIEWMSNLGNMAHGKLGWLLFALVAGHIAMVVVHRIQGHDVLYRMIGRRS
- the pdxA gene encoding 4-hydroxythreonine-4-phosphate dehydrogenase PdxA — translated: MTAPILAITSGEPAGIGPDICLDLAFADLPCRPVVLCDKNLLAQRAEQLGKSVILRDFQAQAAEPLPKGELEVLHIPLDAECRAGELNPVNAAYVLRLLDTAYQGISDGLFAGMVTAPLHKGIINDAHAGNGFFSGHTEYLAEKSHTEQVVMMLTGGGLRVALVTTHLPLKDISAAITKPLIESVVRILEHDLRHKFGIAKPVILVTGLNPHAGEGGHLGHEEIDTIIPALHALQAEGIDARGPYPADTVFQPFLLKDADAVLAMYHDQGLPVLKYAGFGEGVNITLGLPFIRTSVDHGTALNLAGTGKADSGSLMTAVLAALDMAHNMQKQAV
- a CDS encoding S49 family peptidase, which translates into the protein MQYRIHREGDAQNTPSSASTPVDNWERNTLREVLLAAYQEQRRARIWRNIWRGVAVLIFLSLIFGLAEEEGKTTSVQARSEHTAVIDLTGEIGNDIDDQVQILRDSMEAAYENGNAKAIIIRANSPGGSPVVSNTAFNEVRRLKAEHKDIPVYLVAEDMCASGCYYIAAAADKIYADPSSIVGSIGVIGGGFDFTGLMDKAGVKRRLKTAGSNKGMGDPFTPETPAQTQIWESMLGDIHQEFIKAVKLGRGARLKDKQYPDVFSGRIYTGKEAKQVGLIDDFGSIYSVARDVVKAPELVNYTPQDDFSKMLSRRFGAEVKAKVKETLSEIW
- a CDS encoding lysozyme inhibitor LprI family protein, yielding MYKKTASVLILSTILLAACSKEEPKAALDCAQPATLQNIRTTIEDTLKQQARSFARNDNRQFVDADKIIAAGLELETLLEDPKETEDDGKAICRANLKIRIPDTILKTAIDNSPLIYGSTPLADMLEQKLMGSNLTFENNTFSTTLLYTPDKDGKPVFEDNTLSSTAQTLSATLLPYGVKSIVMIDGKPVSKEQAIKLLQNQNTEEPPTLNPQDILENNATSQAAGLTDDGDDSDYEVLRPDHETQRNEPPGLSQSELDNARAQNRQADGEINDLWGGMDSDVKQQILGEQRAWIQSKKLNCQQAAASADNAAQAEYLRLQCETRMTRERTQYLRGYSIN
- the gltS gene encoding sodium/glutamate symporter codes for the protein MEWEFNSYYTLIAATLVLLVGKFLVQKIKFLRDFNIPEPVAGGLVAAIVLFALHEAYGVSFKFEKPLQDAFMLIFFTSIGLSADFSRLKAGGLPLVIFTAVVGAFIIVQNFVGVGLASALGLDPLIGLITGSITLTGGHGTAGAWGPDFESKFGLTGATGLGMASATFGLVFGGLIGGPVARRLINKMGRKPLETNKKPVDNDQTDDVFEKAQRTRLITADSAVETLAMFAACLAFAEIVDGYDKAFFDLPKFVWCLFAGVVIRNVLTATFKVNMFDRAIDVFGNASLSLFLAMALLNLKLWELTGLAGPVTIILAVQTVVMILYATFVTYVFMGRDYDAAVLAAGHCGFGLGATPTAVANMQSITQTFGPSHKAFLIVPMVGAFFVDLLNAAILSGFVSVIKG